The Brassica napus cultivar Da-Ae chromosome C7, Da-Ae, whole genome shotgun sequence genomic interval ttattcatttattgttaaaCATAAAAGATGAGATTATACAAGAAGTtgagtaaaaaaaacaaaaagagaccAGAAACTGAAGATAAAGAAAGATGATTACTGATGAGAACACACTTAGAAGCAACATAGAGAGAAAACACGAGTAGGACTCTTTTAAGACAAGGCAAAAGCAGGGGTGGTCTTGAAGTCAAGTTCCCAGAGATCAAACGTTCCTTTCACAAAATCATAGTGAGCTCCTCTTATGGCGAGCTTGTTCTTCACCACTCGCTCTCTCACGAACGGGTACGATAACAGGTTCCCCAGCGACACGTTCACAGCTTCCTTCTCGCACCACAGAGACAATCTCAGTGTCTACTTCAAAGCAAGACAGAAAAATAGAGTGAACattgtgttgtttttttttcttattacgTACCTTCTCACAGTTGGTGCACTGATCGTCGAAGCTCAGGTCTTTACAATCCTGCTTGGTCCTGTTCTTGGCCGGTGCACAGATCTGGATCCAGTCTTCTATGAATTCACTGCCATTAAAAATGTAGTTCAAACCAACCCTTAGTCTCCTGCCTGATCATATAATTGGAGGATGTTGGTTAGGTAATCCTTTTAAGAGAAGTACCTCTTATAGGGAGCCGCATCATATTCAATGGCCATGAGTCCCTTTATTCCACCACAACAGCTGTGACCAATCACAAGAATGCTCTCCACCTGAAAATCACAAAACATTACATTAAAGACTCACTTAGGGTTAACGTTAGGTCACATAAGCCTTTTACTAAGCATCTTATGCAAGACAAGAGGGGCCAATGATTAGTTATTATGGCACGTACATTGAGGACTGTGATTGGATATTCAAGGGCGGCACCAACATTAGAATGTTTTGTCTGAAAATTTTCAAAGACAAAAGCTTTTTATAGTTAGTTGTTGTTGTTCAATCAATAACAACAACCTATGAATGTTTATCTAAAATGATTAGAATGAAGtgaataaaaaatgatattctCTTTGTTTGGACGAACCTTGTCATAAGGTGGCACCATGTTTGCAATGTTTCTAACAATAAAAGCTTCCCCAAGTTGGAAATTCAAGATGTGAGATGGGCAAACTCGAGAATCCGCACAAGCAAACACCagaaactgcaaaaaaaaaaaaaaaaaaaatcaatttcaaattgaatatatatttataatatcatcTCTAACTGTTTGGGTTATGTACGTTCAGACTATTTTACTTTGTGTAGGTTTGAATCCGATCCTTCGGAACTTTAGTTTAATTTGTAcagtttatatgttttttttttttttttttgtaaactgtaCAGTTTATAtgttgaaaaaaacatttcctCATGTCTTATTTAATCCCCGTTTATAATGTATCGTAACTTGTGAGGGTTTactgtttgtttttatttcttgcTCATAAAGTTACCATTATTTTCATAACTTTGGCTAATCGGAGAAAAGTAAAATccctaaaagaaaaataatgatGTGACGGACAGAATAAGTCAAAACCTTGGGGCTCTGGCTCTTGGCAAGTGCACTGTACAACGAAGGATTCTTCCTGGAAATTATTGATTTGAACCAATAATATAATGAGCAGATATAATGAGCAGATATCAAATAACCAGACAAACTATTTTCATTAATAATTTCTatagaaattgttttttatgtattttacctttttgattaaataattaaataaaacaagttATATAACTTTATAACCGTTGTTATTATATTAGAGTTGGGGCAAAAGGTTGATATCCATATAAAAAGCCCTctcgaaaaaaagaaaaaggttgATATCCATATAGAAAAAGCATTGAAACGTACGGGCGTATCCATATTAAATAAGAATACAACGTACTCATAATTATGAGTCTTGAAATGGTTAAATCCAGACTTGATCCTTTCTACAGAATCTATCTTGCTGGAATCAAGTTCCTCTAGCTCATTAGTTAACTGCTTGATCTTTGCGGCTGCGACGTTACCTAGATCCGATTTCTTGCTACGAATTAACCAATTCATATTAAAAGacaaataatcatatatataattatatatagacaCAGGTTACGAGTTGCGGGTGTTTGTACGTGAGAAGCTCTCCAAGTTTTTTAAGGGCATCTTCGTACGAGTCCGTCGGCATATCTTTTCGTTCCTATAAgacagagaaaaagaagaattttGGATAAGGAAAGACTGATTGCATGTGAAAAGGTGCATGGTTTATATGATTATCTAATAATAGCGTTGACCTTCGTGGCTAGACTGCCTGGTAATGTAACCTTGATCACATTGAAATTCTTGACATAGGAACTACAACTTTTACGGAGGTTTccttatatgaatttttttaatattatttaatcgATTTCTGtcataaaactataaatataaatgtaaaaaatataatcatttgCTTTACACATGCAAATCATAACTGAAagagattaataaaaataaacatataatcgAACTTGACCAATTACCCTCCAACATCTTTTCAGTAGCATGTTCAACGCAGGCACAGAACAAtaggattgtttttttttcgtctgctaaaaaaaaaaattaaaaggggAACCAATCGAGGGCCgtcacgtgtcagtggggcccgCGATCAGTggtaaaaacaaagaaagatcGATCCTTATTCTCTTACTTTTGTGATCGGTTTTAAAGGTTTTTGTGGGGTCTATGCATTTAGAAACCCACTTATTACCGGCAATAAACATGGCCTAAGGCACTTTCCAACAAACTGGTCaagaaattttagattttagtttttggtagaaagaaaatttgaatCTTTTACCAAAACATGCGTTAATGCGATAAGATTTGAATTGTTTAATAACTTTGAAACTGAAACAACCGAACGAATCGAAAAAACGATGGTTTCATTAATTTAGTGGAGAAAACAGAAACATAGATAATCATTAAGATCATCAAAATTTACaacaaaaacgaaatggtaaaatggtaaatataaagATTATGCTGGTTTAGTATTTACAATTTTACACGGGCCTTTGAAGGTATATCTGGAAACAGAAGATTTAATTAGAGAGTGGTACCTGAAGATTGAAAGAGTTTTAATTGATATATGAGAAGGTGTTCTTTAGTACACTATTTATAGCCCGAGATACGTGAGATCTTCTGACTCGGGAATATGCTTGAACTTGTCTTTTAGCGAAAAAAAAGCCTACGAAATTGGATGATTTTTGGGTGCTAAAAGCAGATGTAAAATTGCCAAAAAGGCCATACTATTTTTCGTGTTttcactaaccacttttacttttatttttaaaaatagtaaaatatatttataatcctaagattaactaatttagatttagggtttagagttgatagGTAGAGTATGATTTTTGGAATATGtcatttaggattctaataaatatataaataaataattaaaaaatataattttttaaaatagtttcaaaaagaaattttgaaaaaaaaaattaaaaaaaagaaaaacattataaatatattcgaatttgaaaaaatataatttgaaaacataatttttttaaattatttatttaaattattatttattatatatatatatattatataacaagggtataagagtcttttgcattttaatgaataaaatatttttgaaaatgtctctttagtagtggtaaacatgaataatgataccacaaaagtggtaaacatgaaaattcccCTGGGAAATTGCtaaaaataccacattcataataacacttttcatgtttacactaatcacttttaccctcacttttaatgaagggtaaaagacatttataaccctaAGATTAACTaattagacttagggtttagagtttaggggtgagatatgtttttttttgaatatgaaatttaggattctaataaatatataaataaatacttaaaaaaaatattgttttaaaaaatatataatttcaaaaataatggtcgattttcaaaaagaaattttgagaaaaaaattcgaaaaaacaaaaatttttttataaaaaagtttgaattgaaaaatatataatttgaaaatataaaaaataactaatgaagaaggtatttttaaaaatatatctttattgGTGGTAAAACATGAATAGTGGTAccaaaaaatggtaaacatgaaaattccctttttttttgtgttgagTAACATGAATAgtttatgtgtttttttgtaaaaaaaatggtACTTAGTTTTATTGAGaaacatatatttatgttaGGGCTCCCaaattaaaaagttattaaGTTAGActattttaaatgtattttgagttttaatattttttaaaaacattttggtAAAACTCACTCAGatatacctatatatataatcattcaTCCATTTCTTACTCTaaatataagatattatatttattattttaaatatagaaaaaatatattttacagaaATACATAGAAGTGTATTAGCctattatgatatatttttctataataacATTTAAACGTAAATTACTAAATAATAAAGTATGTTGGAGATGTTCTTATGTTCAAGTTTTGTCtccttttaacatttttttttgtaagagcTTATCTTTCTTAAGTTTGCTTAGGATATGTTCCGTAACTCATTGATTCAATGTAAGTCTTTATtcgaaaattttgttatctatTGTATTGGATTAtcatcaaaaacactaaaaccaCAATGAGAACAATGAGTTACCATAATCCTTACAAATTCTAAATTCAAAGcgtttgaatttaaaaatatctttaatcATCTATACTTTTCCAATCTACCTTTAATGTACTTCAATATATTGGTAGGTTGGATGCTAGTTTATATGGTTGTTAATTAGATCATTTAAGTCATTTACAAGTTTGCTAGCTAGATCGAGTTTATCCCTAAAATTCATTACAATAGTTGTGACATCATATTAGACTCTTAGTCTTCCCACGAAAATTAAGATATACTGTAACTTATAATTGCTTAGTCCTAACTAAAACATTATTTCTAAACCGAACCCACTAATATTGGCTTTTTATTCTCGTTTTTTTCCTTATAATTATTGAGTCAAATGTTCtattttatccaaaattttcaaatttgtcgggtattatattgttttcttcTGTCATCAATTGGAATTTGAGAAACATGCATGTTT includes:
- the LOC106370121 gene encoding beta carbonic anhydrase 3-like — protein: MPTDSYEDALKKLGELLTKKSDLGNVAAAKIKQLTNELEELDSSKIDSVERIKSGFNHFKTHNYEKNPSLYSALAKSQSPKFLVFACADSRVCPSHILNFQLGEAFIVRNIANMVPPYDKTKHSNVGAALEYPITVLNVESILVIGHSCCGGIKGLMAIEYDAAPYKSEFIEDWIQICAPAKNRTKQDCKDLSFDDQCTNCEKEAVNVSLGNLLSYPFVRERVVKNKLAIRGAHYDFVKGTFDLWELDFKTTPAFALS